Proteins encoded together in one bacterium window:
- a CDS encoding penicillin-binding protein activator LpoB, giving the protein MNKRYLNMTTLIALAAVLVLAGCGGKQVTRTDVQEQIDLSGEWNDIDSQQVSAALTTQITASPWVEDFRAEKGKKPYLIVGTVRNKTPEHIPVKTFIADLERNFINGGRVRVVASAEERDEVRGERADQQEFSSPETMKQWGKEKGADYMLIGEINALFDTEGGDQVKYYQVDAYLVDLEDNTKVWAGFEKIKKFVGKGKYKP; this is encoded by the coding sequence ATGAACAAGCGATACCTGAACATGACGACCCTGATCGCCCTGGCGGCGGTCCTGGTCCTGGCCGGATGCGGGGGCAAGCAGGTCACCCGCACCGACGTGCAGGAGCAGATCGACCTGAGCGGCGAATGGAACGACATCGACAGCCAGCAGGTGTCGGCGGCCCTGACGACCCAGATCACCGCCAGCCCCTGGGTCGAGGACTTCCGGGCGGAGAAGGGCAAGAAGCCCTACCTGATCGTGGGCACGGTGCGCAACAAGACGCCCGAACACATCCCGGTGAAGACCTTCATCGCCGATCTCGAGCGCAACTTCATCAACGGCGGCCGCGTGCGCGTGGTGGCCTCGGCCGAGGAGCGCGACGAGGTCCGCGGCGAGCGCGCCGACCAGCAGGAGTTCTCGTCGCCGGAGACCATGAAGCAGTGGGGCAAGGAGAAGGGCGCCGACTACATGCTCATCGGCGAGATCAACGCCCTCTTCGACACCGAGGGCGGCGACCAGGTGAAGTACTACCAGGTCGACGCCTACCTGGTCGATCTCGAGGACAACACGAAGGTCTGGGCGGGCTTCGAGAAGATCAAGAAGTTCGTCGGCAAGGGCAAGTACAAGCCCTGA
- a CDS encoding HAMP domain-containing histidine kinase, translated as MTAPHRRIRFLFAALVIVAVVILVFQWDARRRVDHLQDMMESQGRAIADLVAEASQHGLATFDSWRDEVEHRLVNNALWLAWLDAEGGLDRERLRGFAATMGLHRILVFGPDGRLEGASHDPPGGGGAGDLRLPAGFLAPLLDGREPFRVHGFRDAARPGEQRLVAGSARPGGGAIVVNVTADSLHATRRDLGPGHLIRSLGEGPAFRYIVIQDRTGIQAASTADLDYPLTLDAPFLAPLEEGARWVSREYESAAGVVFEVSRKVALGAQPVWLRVGLDGQLLADMRADTRRQAVMRLAVLLGGLALVSALTWAWQRQGHLDSEVARISAELQRHEVEARRREKLVAMGSLGAGVAHQIRNPLNSIHMLAQVLGRRADLPDDVRQQVTHVRDESARIEQIVRQFLQFAKPREPICEELDLAAVVREVTDLQAAAAGPGGPTFSAYAPGLTAEVDRQFVIEILENLLRNAAAAVGPGGKVLVSLIGAGDMAEIVVADDGPGVPAADRDRIFDLYYTTRPEGTGLGLSLAAQMVAAMDGSLELDTEPGLDGRGARFVVRLPRHRGGGERKDTET; from the coding sequence ATGACCGCTCCGCACCGCCGCATCCGTTTCCTCTTCGCCGCCCTGGTCATCGTGGCCGTCGTCATCCTGGTCTTCCAGTGGGACGCCCGGCGCCGCGTCGACCATCTCCAGGACATGATGGAGAGCCAGGGGCGGGCCATCGCCGACCTGGTGGCCGAAGCCAGCCAGCACGGTCTGGCGACCTTCGACTCGTGGCGGGACGAAGTCGAGCACCGGCTCGTGAACAACGCCCTCTGGCTGGCCTGGCTCGACGCCGAGGGCGGCCTGGACCGCGAACGGCTGCGCGGCTTCGCGGCGACGATGGGGCTGCACCGGATCCTGGTCTTCGGGCCCGACGGCCGCCTGGAAGGGGCGAGCCACGATCCGCCCGGAGGGGGCGGCGCCGGCGACCTGCGCCTGCCCGCCGGTTTCCTCGCCCCGCTGCTCGACGGCCGCGAGCCGTTCCGGGTCCACGGCTTCCGCGACGCGGCCCGACCGGGCGAGCAGCGTCTCGTGGCCGGGTCGGCGCGGCCCGGCGGCGGCGCCATCGTCGTCAACGTGACGGCCGACTCGCTCCACGCCACCCGGCGCGACCTCGGGCCGGGGCACCTGATCCGGTCGCTCGGCGAGGGGCCGGCGTTCCGCTACATCGTGATCCAGGACCGCACGGGCATCCAGGCCGCCTCGACCGCCGACCTCGACTACCCGCTCACCCTCGACGCGCCGTTCCTGGCCCCCCTGGAGGAGGGCGCCCGCTGGGTGAGCCGCGAGTACGAGTCCGCGGCGGGCGTGGTGTTCGAGGTGTCGCGAAAGGTGGCGCTGGGTGCGCAGCCGGTCTGGCTGCGGGTCGGTCTCGACGGACAGCTTCTGGCCGACATGCGGGCCGACACGCGGCGCCAGGCGGTGATGCGGCTGGCGGTGCTGCTGGGGGGGCTGGCCCTCGTCTCGGCCCTGACGTGGGCCTGGCAACGTCAGGGTCATCTCGATTCGGAGGTGGCGCGCATCAGCGCCGAGCTGCAGCGCCACGAGGTGGAGGCGCGGCGCCGCGAGAAGCTGGTGGCCATGGGGTCGCTGGGGGCGGGGGTCGCCCACCAGATCCGCAATCCCCTCAACAGCATCCACATGCTGGCGCAGGTGCTCGGCCGCCGCGCCGACCTGCCCGACGACGTGCGCCAGCAGGTGACCCACGTGCGCGACGAGAGCGCCCGCATCGAGCAGATCGTGCGCCAGTTCCTGCAGTTCGCCAAGCCGCGCGAACCCATCTGCGAGGAACTCGACCTCGCCGCGGTGGTGCGCGAGGTGACGGACCTGCAGGCGGCGGCGGCAGGGCCCGGCGGCCCGACCTTCTCGGCCTACGCCCCGGGTCTGACGGCCGAGGTGGACCGCCAGTTCGTCATCGAGATCCTCGAGAACCTCCTGCGCAACGCGGCGGCGGCCGTCGGCCCCGGCGGCAAGGTGCTCGTCTCGCTGATCGGAGCCGGTGACATGGCCGAGATCGTCGTCGCCGACGACGGGCCCGGCGTGCCGGCGGCCGATCGCGACCGCATCTTCGACCTCTACTACACGACCCGCCCCGAGGGGACGGGTCTGGGCCTGAGCCTGGCCGCCCAGATGGTCGCGGCCATGGACGGCAGCCTGGAGCTGGACACCGAACCGGGCCTCGACGGCCGGGGCGCCCGCTTCGTGGTGCGTCTGCCCCGCCACCGCGGCGGCGGCGAACGGAAGGACACGGAGACATGA
- a CDS encoding sigma-54-dependent Fis family transcriptional regulator encodes MRRGTILIVDDERRQRETLAQVLAGWGHDVLEAGGGEEALARLDNAAVDLVLSDLRMPGLSGDELLARLRETRPDVDVVLMTAYGTIEGAVAAMRQGAADFVTKPLDLDQLEVVIDRTLARRDLVRENKVLRRRLAETSAGFRLRGTSRALAVVLDRAARAAETDATVLVRGESGTGKELLARSLHDLSPRAEGPFVPVNCAALPETLLESELFGHVRGAFTGADRDRPGRVAQAAGGTLFLDEIGDVSPGVQVKLLRFLQEREYTPVGSDTVQRADVRVVVATHRDLEARVREGAFREDLFFRLNVVDLELPPLRERREDIPELAGHFLARYATRYERPARTFSAEAMAALMGHAYRGNVRELENIVEQTVVMTRGEVVHSDDLPAALTARRGPAAPNGDGAPGWESVGGDLPRWLETLEKKIVLETLAAFSGNQSSAARRLGLTESGLRYKLGKWRDDDEG; translated from the coding sequence ATGAGACGGGGCACGATCCTGATCGTCGACGACGAGCGGCGCCAGCGCGAGACCCTGGCCCAGGTGCTCGCCGGCTGGGGCCACGACGTGCTCGAGGCCGGCGGCGGCGAGGAGGCCCTCGCCCGGCTGGACAACGCGGCCGTCGATCTCGTGCTCAGCGACCTGCGCATGCCCGGCCTGTCCGGCGACGAACTGCTGGCCCGGTTGCGGGAGACGCGCCCGGACGTCGACGTGGTCCTGATGACGGCCTACGGCACCATCGAGGGCGCCGTCGCGGCCATGCGCCAGGGCGCCGCCGACTTCGTCACCAAGCCGCTGGACCTCGACCAGCTGGAGGTCGTCATCGACCGGACCCTGGCCCGGCGCGATCTCGTGCGCGAGAACAAGGTGCTGCGGCGGCGCCTGGCCGAGACGTCGGCGGGCTTCCGGCTCCGGGGCACGTCGCGCGCCCTGGCGGTGGTGCTGGACCGGGCGGCCCGGGCGGCCGAAACCGACGCGACGGTGCTCGTGCGGGGCGAGAGCGGCACCGGCAAGGAGCTGCTGGCCCGCTCGCTGCACGACCTGAGTCCGCGCGCCGAGGGGCCGTTCGTGCCGGTCAACTGCGCCGCCCTGCCCGAGACGCTGCTCGAGAGCGAGCTCTTCGGGCACGTGCGGGGGGCGTTCACCGGCGCGGATCGCGACCGTCCGGGCCGGGTGGCCCAGGCGGCGGGCGGAACCCTCTTCCTCGACGAGATCGGTGACGTCTCGCCGGGGGTGCAGGTGAAGCTGCTGCGCTTCCTGCAGGAGCGGGAGTACACGCCCGTGGGCAGCGACACCGTGCAGCGGGCCGACGTGCGGGTCGTCGTCGCCACCCACCGCGACCTCGAGGCGCGCGTGCGCGAAGGCGCCTTCCGCGAGGACCTCTTCTTCCGTCTCAACGTCGTGGACCTGGAGCTGCCGCCGCTGCGGGAACGGCGGGAGGACATCCCCGAACTCGCGGGGCACTTCCTCGCCCGCTACGCGACGCGCTACGAACGGCCGGCCCGCACCTTCAGCGCCGAGGCCATGGCCGCCCTCATGGGGCATGCCTATCGGGGCAACGTGCGGGAGCTCGAGAACATCGTCGAACAGACCGTGGTCATGACGCGGGGCGAGGTGGTCCACTCGGACGACCTGCCGGCGGCTCTCACCGCGCGGCGCGGGCCGGCGGCCCCGAACGGCGACGGCGCGCCGGGCTGGGAGAGCGTCGGCGGCGACCTGCCGCGCTGGCTCGAGACGCTCGAGAAGAAGATCGTGCTGGAAACCCTCGCGGCCTTTTCCGGCAACCAGAGCAGCGCGGCCCGCCGGCTGGGCCTGACCGAGAGCGGACTGCGCTACAAGCTCGGCAAGTGGAGGGACGACGACGAAGGCTGA